Proteins from a single region of Sphingomonas sp.:
- a CDS encoding inositol monophosphatase family protein, protein MVSHSGIITVIEKACRKAGPRLRRDFNEVQNLQVSRKGPADFVSMADKRAEDTLIEELSKARPDWGFLVEERGEIAGDPSKPRWIVDPLDGTTNFLHGIPHFCISVAVEDPLGAQGKPEITHGYVYQPLTDESFWAEKGRGAWVQSERLRVSARRELADAVIATGIPFLGHGNFAQWSRIFGAVAPEVAGIRRLGSAALDMAWVAAGRFDGFWESDLQPWDVAAGMLLIKEAGGFVTDFRGQDMAMRRNQFLAANDVLHSKLHKLVAGSLRNA, encoded by the coding sequence GTGGTTTCCCATTCCGGCATCATCACCGTCATCGAAAAGGCCTGCCGCAAGGCCGGTCCGCGCCTGCGCCGCGACTTCAATGAGGTGCAGAATCTCCAGGTCAGCCGCAAGGGGCCGGCCGACTTCGTGTCGATGGCCGACAAGCGCGCCGAGGACACGCTGATCGAGGAGCTGAGCAAGGCGCGGCCGGACTGGGGCTTCCTGGTCGAGGAGCGCGGCGAGATCGCCGGCGACCCCAGCAAGCCGCGCTGGATCGTCGATCCACTCGACGGCACCACCAACTTCCTCCACGGAATCCCGCATTTCTGCATCTCGGTCGCGGTCGAGGATCCACTTGGCGCGCAGGGCAAGCCCGAGATCACCCATGGTTATGTCTATCAGCCGCTCACCGATGAGAGCTTCTGGGCCGAAAAAGGCCGCGGCGCCTGGGTGCAGAGCGAGCGGTTGCGTGTCTCGGCGCGGCGCGAGCTGGCCGATGCCGTGATCGCTACCGGTATCCCATTCCTGGGCCATGGCAATTTCGCGCAGTGGAGCCGCATCTTCGGCGCGGTCGCCCCGGAAGTGGCGGGCATCCGCCGGCTCGGCTCGGCGGCGCTCGACATGGCCTGGGTCGCTGCGGGCCGCTTCGACGGGTTCTGGGAAAGCGACCTTCAGCCCTGGGACGTCGCGGCGGGGATGCTGCTGATCAAGGAAGCGGGCGGCTTCGTCACCGATTTCCGCGGACAGGACATGGCGATGCGGCGCAACCAGTTCCTGGCGGCGAACGACGTGCTGCATTCGAAGCTGCACAAGCTGGTCGCGGGTTCGCTGCGCAACGCTTAG
- a CDS encoding phosphoglycerate kinase, with translation MTVARSFKTLDDMSDIAGKRVLVREDVNVPMADGVVTDDTRLRAAVQTVAELSDRGAKVIVLAHFGRPKGERNPEMSLALVTKPFEAVIGRPVRFIDDEYAAETIAKMTDGEIGILENTRFDPGEEKNAPETVERFAALGDLYVNDAFSAAHRAHASTEGLAHRLPAFAGRQMEAELDALDKALGNPEHPVAAVVGGAKVSTKLDVLKHLVAKVDHLIIGGGMANTFLAARGVNVGKSLCEHDLTGTAEEILDAADKANCIVHLPYDVVVAKEFAANPPSLRTCNVHEVAEDEMILDVGPAATEALGDVLKNCRTLVWNGPLGAFETPPFDTATMSLAHTVAALTKEGSLVSVAGGGDTVAALNQAGVADDMTFISTAGGAFLEWMEGKELPGVAALQH, from the coding sequence ATGACAGTGGCGCGCAGTTTCAAAACCCTCGACGATATGAGTGACATCGCCGGCAAGCGCGTGCTGGTGCGCGAGGACGTCAACGTGCCGATGGCCGATGGCGTGGTGACCGATGATACCCGTCTGCGCGCCGCGGTGCAGACCGTCGCCGAACTTTCCGACCGAGGCGCGAAGGTGATCGTCCTCGCCCATTTCGGGCGGCCCAAGGGGGAGCGCAATCCGGAGATGAGCCTGGCGCTGGTCACCAAGCCGTTCGAGGCGGTGATTGGCCGGCCGGTGCGCTTCATCGACGATGAATATGCCGCCGAGACCATCGCCAAGATGACGGACGGCGAGATCGGCATCCTCGAAAATACCCGCTTCGATCCGGGTGAGGAGAAGAATGCGCCTGAGACGGTCGAGCGCTTCGCCGCGCTTGGCGATCTCTATGTCAACGACGCCTTTTCCGCCGCACACCGCGCCCATGCCTCGACCGAGGGGCTGGCGCACAGGCTGCCCGCCTTTGCCGGCCGCCAGATGGAGGCAGAGCTCGACGCGCTCGACAAGGCGCTGGGCAATCCCGAGCATCCGGTCGCGGCGGTGGTCGGCGGGGCCAAGGTCTCGACCAAGCTCGACGTGCTCAAGCATTTGGTCGCCAAGGTCGATCACCTGATCATCGGTGGCGGCATGGCCAACACCTTCCTCGCCGCGCGCGGCGTCAATGTCGGCAAGTCGCTGTGCGAGCATGACCTGACCGGCACCGCCGAGGAGATCCTCGACGCGGCGGACAAGGCCAATTGCATCGTCCACCTGCCCTATGACGTGGTGGTCGCGAAGGAATTCGCCGCCAACCCCCCGAGCCTGCGGACCTGCAACGTCCATGAGGTCGCCGAGGACGAGATGATCCTAGATGTCGGCCCTGCCGCGACCGAGGCTTTAGGCGATGTCCTCAAGAATTGCCGCACTTTGGTGTGGAACGGTCCGCTGGGCGCGTTCGAGACGCCGCCGTTCGATACCGCCACGATGAGTCTGGCGCATACCGTCGCGGCGCTGACCAAGGAAGGCTCGCTGGTTTCGGTCGCGGGGGGCGGAGACACCGTCGCCGCGCTCAACCAGGCAGGCGTGGCCGACGACATGACCTTCATCTCCACCGCCGGGGGCGCGTTCCTCGAATGGATGGAAGGCAAGGAATTGCCTGGTGTTGCTGCACTGCAGCATTAA
- a CDS encoding SPFH domain-containing protein: protein MMKTVVIAESQRGLLIKDGRVIDILSPGRYRLWDWLNRKRVETYVATGVFASAWAEIIEKRHPELAQGNFVPVRPQEGEVAVVRIDGRAAYIVRPGESVHVWCVMDWVEVETFDATSLARLDKRQLVAFEKAAMIGSAAPAPIAIVAVGEAEAGLVFADGELVETLGPGRYGYWQVGRKVTSKTLDTRPVPLEVSAQEILTRDRVSLRVTLTAFVQVTDVEKAALSTPDYAAHVYKLVQFAVREAVGGRTLDEVLNDRVSVDTQIVDHVRRELGDIGVRVTELGVKDVILPGDMRELINKVVEAEKVAQANLIRRREETAATRSLLNTAKLMEDNPTLLRLKELESLERVTEKIGRIDVHAGSAGLNAVLDQLVSLKPRD, encoded by the coding sequence ATGATGAAGACTGTTGTGATCGCTGAGAGCCAGCGCGGCCTCCTCATCAAGGATGGCCGCGTCATCGATATCCTGTCCCCGGGCCGCTACCGGCTTTGGGACTGGCTGAACCGGAAGCGTGTCGAGACCTATGTCGCGACGGGCGTGTTCGCCTCGGCCTGGGCCGAGATCATCGAGAAGCGCCATCCGGAGCTCGCGCAGGGCAATTTCGTCCCGGTGCGGCCGCAGGAAGGCGAAGTCGCGGTGGTCCGGATCGATGGCCGGGCGGCGTACATCGTCCGGCCGGGCGAGTCGGTGCATGTATGGTGCGTGATGGACTGGGTGGAGGTCGAGACCTTCGACGCCACCAGTCTCGCGCGGCTCGACAAGCGACAGCTTGTCGCGTTCGAGAAGGCGGCGATGATCGGTTCGGCCGCGCCGGCGCCGATCGCGATCGTCGCGGTCGGCGAAGCCGAGGCGGGCCTGGTGTTCGCCGATGGCGAGCTCGTCGAGACGCTCGGCCCGGGCCGGTACGGTTACTGGCAGGTTGGCCGCAAGGTGACTTCGAAGACGCTGGATACCCGTCCGGTGCCGCTCGAAGTCAGCGCGCAGGAAATCCTGACCCGGGATCGCGTGTCGCTACGCGTCACCCTCACGGCGTTCGTCCAGGTGACGGATGTCGAGAAGGCGGCGCTCTCGACGCCGGATTACGCGGCGCATGTCTACAAGCTCGTCCAGTTCGCGGTCCGCGAGGCCGTGGGCGGCCGGACGCTCGACGAGGTGCTGAACGATCGCGTGTCGGTCGATACGCAGATCGTCGATCATGTCCGGCGCGAGCTTGGCGATATCGGCGTTCGGGTGACCGAACTCGGCGTCAAGGATGTCATCCTTCCGGGTGACATGCGCGAGCTGATCAACAAGGTCGTCGAGGCGGAAAAGGTGGCGCAGGCCAACCTCATCCGCCGGCGCGAGGAGACCGCGGCGACGCGGTCGCTGCTCAACACGGCGAAGCTGATGGAGGATAACCCGACATTGCTTCGCCTGAAGGAGCTCGAAAGCCTCGAGCGGGTGACCGAGAAGATCGGGCGGATCGACGTGCATGCGGGGTCCGCGGGCCTGAACGCGGTGCTCGATCAGCTCGTGAGCCTCAAGCCGCGAGACTAG
- the thiE gene encoding thiamine phosphate synthase, with translation MTEHEDGLPPLDPNFADQFRRDDRRPPCQLYLISPLDVTGGFADRLKRAFDAGPVAAFQFRVKGVDQHEAAGLAEPLQRICGDADVAFIVNDDVGLAKRLGADGVHLGQGDGDPRDARALLGPAAQIGVTCHDSRHLAMEAGEGGADYVAFGAFYPTATKETHHRPEPVILSWWSTVFEIPCVAIGGITPQNAAPLVAAGADFLAVSGAVWGGDEVAAIRAFGAILNL, from the coding sequence ATGACCGAACACGAAGACGGCCTGCCACCGCTCGATCCAAATTTCGCCGATCAGTTCCGGCGCGATGACCGGCGGCCGCCGTGCCAGCTCTATCTGATCTCGCCGCTGGATGTGACCGGCGGGTTCGCCGATCGGCTGAAGCGCGCATTCGATGCGGGGCCCGTCGCGGCGTTTCAGTTCCGCGTGAAGGGCGTCGACCAGCATGAAGCCGCAGGGCTTGCCGAGCCGCTTCAGCGCATCTGCGGTGACGCCGATGTCGCGTTCATCGTCAATGACGATGTCGGGCTGGCCAAAAGGCTGGGCGCCGACGGCGTGCATCTCGGGCAGGGCGATGGCGACCCGCGCGATGCGCGGGCATTGCTGGGGCCGGCCGCGCAGATCGGTGTGACCTGCCACGACAGCCGCCATCTCGCGATGGAAGCGGGCGAGGGCGGGGCGGATTATGTCGCATTCGGCGCTTTCTATCCGACCGCGACCAAGGAGACGCACCATCGGCCCGAGCCGGTGATCCTCAGCTGGTGGTCGACGGTGTTCGAAATTCCGTGCGTGGCGATCGGCGGGATCACGCCGCAGAACGCCGCGCCGCTGGTTGCTGCGGGGGCGGACTTTCTTGCGGTGTCGGGCGCGGTGTGGGGTGGCGACGAGGTAGCGGCGATCAGGGCGTTCGGTGCGATTCTCAACCTCTAA
- a CDS encoding NADH-quinone oxidoreductase subunit A, whose amino-acid sequence MVQLSEYLPILLFLGVAIALSSAFVFLPMLVGRLTGAHKPSEAKLTEYECGFPAFEDSRSQFDVRFYLVAILFIIFDLEAAFLYPWAVSVFDLGWTAWISMMIFIGELALGLVYAWKKGALEWE is encoded by the coding sequence TTGGTTCAGCTATCCGAATATCTGCCGATCCTCCTGTTCCTCGGCGTCGCGATCGCGCTCTCCAGCGCGTTCGTGTTCCTGCCGATGCTGGTCGGGCGCCTGACGGGCGCGCACAAGCCGAGCGAGGCGAAGCTCACCGAATATGAGTGCGGCTTCCCCGCATTCGAGGATTCGCGCAGCCAGTTCGATGTGCGCTTCTACCTTGTCGCGATCCTGTTCATCATCTTCGATCTCGAGGCCGCGTTCCTCTATCCCTGGGCGGTTTCGGTGTTCGACCTCGGCTGGACCGCGTGGATATCGATGATGATCTTCATCGGCGAGCTGGCGCTTGGCCTGGTCTATGCGTGGAAGAAGGGAGCGCTCGAGTGGGAGTAG
- a CDS encoding fructose bisphosphate aldolase, producing the protein MNIADMTAKIASGKGFIAALDQSGGSTPKALKGYGIEEGAWNGDEEMFALIHDMRSRIISSPSFTGDKVIGAILFERTMDGQVGGKPTPQALIDKGVVPFLKIDKGLEDEANGVQMMKPMPGLDALLARAKALGMFGTKERSVINLANREGIAAIVAQQFEVGQQVLAAGLVPMLEPEINIKSAERAECDQILLEETLKALDAMPGDAKVMLKLSIPAKAGLYDALVDHPRVLRVVALSGGYKRPEACAELAKNRGMIASFSRALLEDLRHGMSDAEFDASLGEAIDEIYAASTEKSAVPA; encoded by the coding sequence ATGAACATCGCCGACATGACCGCCAAGATCGCTTCCGGCAAAGGCTTCATCGCCGCGCTCGATCAGTCGGGCGGCTCCACACCCAAGGCATTGAAGGGCTATGGCATCGAGGAGGGCGCCTGGAACGGCGACGAGGAGATGTTCGCCCTGATCCACGATATGCGCAGCCGGATCATCAGCTCGCCCAGCTTCACCGGCGACAAGGTGATCGGTGCGATCCTGTTCGAGCGGACGATGGACGGGCAGGTCGGCGGCAAGCCGACCCCGCAGGCGCTGATCGACAAGGGCGTGGTGCCGTTCCTCAAGATCGACAAGGGCCTCGAAGACGAGGCCAATGGCGTCCAGATGATGAAGCCGATGCCGGGGCTCGACGCGCTGCTGGCGCGCGCCAAGGCACTGGGCATGTTCGGCACCAAGGAGCGCTCGGTGATCAACCTCGCCAACCGCGAGGGCATCGCCGCGATCGTCGCGCAGCAGTTCGAGGTGGGGCAGCAGGTGCTGGCGGCCGGGCTGGTGCCGATGCTGGAGCCCGAGATCAACATCAAGAGCGCCGAGCGCGCCGAGTGCGACCAGATCCTGCTCGAAGAGACGCTCAAGGCGCTCGATGCGATGCCGGGCGATGCCAAGGTGATGCTCAAGCTGTCGATCCCCGCCAAGGCCGGGCTGTACGATGCGCTGGTCGATCATCCGCGCGTGCTGCGGGTCGTGGCGCTGTCGGGCGGCTATAAGCGGCCTGAGGCCTGTGCCGAGCTGGCCAAGAACCGCGGCATGATCGCGAGCTTCAGCCGCGCGCTGCTCGAAGACCTGCGCCACGGCATGAGCGATGCGGAGTTCGACGCGTCGCTGGGCGAGGCGATCGACGAAATCTATGCGGCCTCCACCGAAAAGTCGGCGGTGCCAGCATGA
- a CDS encoding NADH-quinone oxidoreductase subunit B produces MGPDFPDAGTLPDVGFLNDINAEIGDKGFLVTSTEELFQWARTGSLWWMTFGLACCAVEMIHVNMPRYDMERFGAAPRASPRQSDVMIVAGTLCNKMAPALRRVYDQMSEPKYVISMGSCANGGGYYHYSYSVVRGCDRIVPVDIYVPGCPPTAEALLYGIMQLQRKIRRSGTLER; encoded by the coding sequence CTGGGTCCGGACTTTCCGGATGCCGGGACGCTTCCCGACGTCGGCTTTCTCAACGACATCAATGCCGAGATCGGCGACAAGGGTTTCCTCGTCACGTCGACCGAGGAACTGTTCCAATGGGCGCGCACCGGCTCGCTGTGGTGGATGACCTTCGGGCTCGCCTGCTGCGCGGTCGAGATGATCCATGTGAACATGCCGCGCTACGACATGGAGCGCTTCGGCGCGGCGCCGCGCGCTTCCCCGCGCCAGTCGGACGTGATGATCGTCGCCGGCACGCTGTGCAACAAGATGGCGCCGGCGCTGCGCCGCGTCTACGACCAGATGTCCGAACCGAAATATGTGATCTCGATGGGCTCGTGCGCCAATGGCGGCGGCTATTATCACTATAGCTACTCGGTGGTGCGCGGCTGCGACCGCATCGTGCCCGTGGATATCTATGTGCCGGGCTGCCCGCCGACGGCCGAGGCGTTGCTCTACGGGATCATGCAGCTCCAGCGGAAGATCCGCCGCAGCGGGACGCTGGAACGGTGA
- a CDS encoding M23 family metallopeptidase, protein MKRMGWGAVAIMLLLLAAFASLVRITVNSPADVQRQIAAMPTVVSDPLLGQTQNQIDPASLIVPVAGVKSRQLTDTWGQSRGGGAREHHAIDIMAPRGTPVLAAASGTVEKVFESVNGGHTIYVRSNDGRLIYYYAHLDSYGVVEGQKVAQGQQIATVGNTGSAAGGATHLHFEIKTMQPGEGWWKGRNVNPYPLLAFGPG, encoded by the coding sequence CTGAAACGGATGGGGTGGGGGGCCGTCGCGATCATGCTGTTGCTGCTCGCCGCATTCGCTTCGCTGGTGCGGATCACCGTCAATTCGCCCGCAGATGTCCAGCGGCAGATCGCGGCGATGCCGACAGTGGTTTCCGACCCGCTCCTTGGCCAGACACAGAACCAGATCGATCCCGCTTCGCTGATCGTCCCGGTCGCGGGCGTCAAATCGCGGCAGCTAACCGACACCTGGGGCCAGAGCCGTGGCGGCGGCGCGCGCGAGCATCATGCGATCGATATCATGGCGCCGCGCGGCACGCCGGTGCTCGCCGCCGCGTCCGGCACGGTCGAGAAGGTCTTCGAGAGCGTGAATGGCGGGCACACGATCTATGTGCGCTCCAATGACGGCAGGCTGATCTATTATTACGCGCACCTCGATAGCTATGGCGTGGTCGAGGGTCAGAAGGTGGCGCAGGGCCAGCAGATCGCGACCGTCGGCAATACCGGCAGCGCCGCCGGCGGGGCGACGCACCTCCATTTCGAGATCAAGACGATGCAGCCCGGCGAAGGCTGGTGGAAGGGGCGCAACGTCAACCCGTACCCGCTATTGGCGTTCGGACCCGGCTGA
- the gap gene encoding type I glyceraldehyde-3-phosphate dehydrogenase, whose product MTKVAINGFGRIGRLVARAILERPDSGLELVTINDLADAKSNAWLFSRDSVHGKYPGTVSADGDDLIVDGKRIHVTKERDPANLPHAKNQVDLVLECTGFFTDRASAQKHIDAGAKKVLISAPGKNVDLTVVYGVNHDKLEAGHTIVSNASCTTNCLAPVAKVLNDSVGIERGFMTTVHAYTNDQKILDQIHDDLRRARAAAMSMIPTTTGAARAVGEVMPELKGKLDGSSVRVPVPDGSLIDLTFTPKRDTTKEEINSILKAASESGPLKGVLHYSDEPLVSIDIVHTPYSSTVDSLETTVMEGKLVRVVSWYDNEWGFSNRMVDTATAMARL is encoded by the coding sequence ATGACGAAGGTTGCGATCAACGGGTTCGGACGCATCGGCCGGCTGGTGGCGCGCGCCATCCTGGAGCGCCCCGACAGCGGCCTCGAACTGGTCACGATCAACGACCTTGCCGACGCGAAGTCGAACGCCTGGCTTTTCTCGCGCGATTCGGTGCATGGCAAGTATCCGGGCACGGTCTCGGCCGATGGCGACGACCTGATCGTCGACGGCAAGCGCATCCACGTCACCAAGGAGCGCGATCCCGCCAATCTGCCGCACGCCAAGAACCAGGTCGATCTGGTGCTGGAGTGCACCGGCTTCTTCACCGATCGCGCATCGGCCCAGAAGCATATCGATGCCGGCGCCAAGAAGGTGCTGATCTCGGCGCCGGGCAAGAATGTCGACCTGACCGTCGTCTATGGCGTCAACCACGACAAGCTGGAGGCCGGCCATACGATCGTCTCGAACGCTTCGTGCACCACCAACTGCCTGGCGCCGGTCGCCAAGGTGCTCAACGACAGCGTCGGCATCGAGCGCGGCTTCATGACCACGGTCCATGCCTATACCAACGACCAGAAGATTCTCGACCAGATCCATGACGATCTCCGCCGCGCCCGCGCCGCGGCGATGAGCATGATCCCGACCACCACCGGAGCGGCCCGCGCGGTTGGTGAAGTGATGCCCGAATTGAAGGGCAAGCTTGACGGTTCGTCGGTGCGCGTGCCGGTTCCCGATGGCTCACTGATCGACCTGACCTTCACACCGAAGCGCGACACCACCAAGGAAGAGATCAATTCGATTCTCAAGGCGGCGTCGGAGAGCGGCCCGCTCAAGGGCGTCTTGCATTATTCGGACGAGCCGCTGGTATCGATCGACATTGTCCACACCCCGTACAGTTCGACGGTCGATAGCCTTGAGACGACGGTGATGGAGGGCAAGCTGGTCCGCGTCGTCAGCTGGTACGACAATGAATGGGGCTTCTCGAACCGCATGGTCGATACCGCGACGGCGATGGCTCGCCTCTAG
- a CDS encoding putative quinol monooxygenase — MTGRRPVLAGLALALLGGPAFAKGTAMEEIDPPFGMIGKMKATPGNRDALVAILSGGTSAMPGCLAYLVAEDHEDPDAIWITEIWDKKESHAASLALPSVKEAIRKGRPLIAGFEISAETRPLPGASFVKRD, encoded by the coding sequence ATGACCGGCCGCCGCCCGGTGCTCGCGGGGCTTGCCCTCGCCTTGCTGGGCGGCCCGGCCTTTGCCAAGGGGACGGCCATGGAAGAGATCGACCCGCCGTTCGGCATGATCGGCAAGATGAAGGCGACGCCGGGAAATCGCGACGCGCTGGTCGCGATCCTGAGCGGCGGCACCAGTGCGATGCCGGGCTGCCTGGCCTATCTGGTCGCCGAGGATCATGAAGATCCGGACGCGATCTGGATCACGGAGATCTGGGACAAGAAGGAAAGCCATGCCGCCTCGCTCGCTTTGCCGTCGGTAAAGGAGGCGATCCGCAAGGGGCGGCCGCTGATCGCCGGTTTCGAGATCAGCGCCGAGACGCGGCCGCTGCCCGGCGCCAGCTTCGTGAAGCGGGACTGA
- the efp gene encoding elongation factor P, producing the protein MKISGVDIRPGNIIEYEGGIWRAVKIQHTQPGKGGAYMQVEMKNLRDGRKNNVRFRSAETVERVRLDTKDFQFLFADGEQLTFMDKESYEQTTLPRDLLGDAAAFLQDGMDVVMELYDEEPISVQLPDTIEATIVEADAVVKGQTASSSYKPAVLENGVRVMVPPHIAAGTRIVVDVYEQTYVKRAD; encoded by the coding sequence ATGAAGATCAGCGGCGTGGACATCCGTCCCGGCAACATCATCGAATATGAAGGCGGCATCTGGCGCGCGGTCAAGATCCAGCACACCCAGCCCGGCAAGGGCGGCGCGTACATGCAGGTCGAGATGAAGAACCTGCGCGACGGCCGCAAGAACAATGTCCGCTTCCGCTCGGCGGAGACGGTCGAGCGCGTCCGCCTCGACACCAAGGATTTCCAGTTCCTGTTCGCCGATGGCGAGCAGCTCACCTTCATGGACAAGGAAAGCTACGAGCAGACGACGCTGCCGCGCGACCTGCTCGGCGACGCCGCCGCGTTCCTGCAGGACGGCATGGACGTGGTGATGGAGCTCTATGACGAAGAGCCGATCAGCGTGCAGCTGCCCGACACGATCGAAGCGACGATCGTCGAGGCCGATGCGGTGGTAAAGGGCCAGACGGCTTCGTCGTCGTACAAGCCGGCCGTGCTGGAGAATGGCGTCCGCGTGATGGTGCCACCGCATATCGCCGCCGGTACCCGCATCGTCGTCGATGTGTACGAGCAGACTTACGTCAAGCGCGCGGACTGA
- a CDS encoding L,D-transpeptidase, whose protein sequence is MDYTVLHAQVILDHLGFSPGILDGREGQSLTAALRGFQTSRGMATSGKLDRPTLEALYPYRALRPVKKLTLDAAALRGPYVNPLPKDPAAQAKLSALAYTRPLEKLAEMFHTTPEVLVELNPGGAPIGVGSTFIFPNALPASRDYPADLREDWKQTLTDLNVDANQPSGDRIVVDKSESVLKVYSGERLVAQFSATMGSKHDPLPIGTWKINGADYNPKFHFNPDLFWDAKPGDKAAMLPPGPNGPVGVIWLDLSKEHYGIHGTPEPQTIGRTESHGCIRLTNWDAARLSLMIKPGTPAIFQE, encoded by the coding sequence ATCGACTATACCGTCCTCCATGCGCAAGTGATCCTCGATCATCTCGGTTTTTCGCCCGGCATTCTCGACGGGCGCGAGGGCCAGTCGCTGACCGCGGCGCTCAGAGGCTTCCAGACCTCACGGGGAATGGCGACCAGCGGCAAGCTCGATCGCCCGACGCTGGAGGCGCTCTATCCCTATCGCGCGCTGCGCCCGGTCAAGAAGCTGACGCTCGACGCGGCGGCGCTGCGCGGTCCCTATGTCAATCCGCTGCCGAAGGATCCGGCCGCGCAGGCCAAGCTGAGCGCGCTCGCCTATACCCGCCCGCTCGAAAAGCTCGCCGAGATGTTTCACACCACGCCGGAAGTGCTGGTCGAGCTCAATCCGGGCGGTGCGCCGATCGGCGTCGGTTCGACCTTCATCTTCCCCAATGCGCTGCCCGCCTCGCGCGACTATCCGGCCGATCTGCGCGAAGACTGGAAGCAGACGCTCACCGATCTCAATGTCGATGCCAATCAGCCCAGCGGCGACCGGATCGTGGTCGACAAGTCCGAAAGCGTGCTCAAGGTCTATTCCGGCGAGCGGCTCGTCGCCCAGTTCAGCGCGACGATGGGCAGCAAGCACGATCCGCTGCCGATCGGCACGTGGAAGATCAATGGCGCCGACTATAATCCCAAGTTTCACTTCAACCCCGACCTGTTCTGGGATGCCAAGCCGGGCGACAAGGCGGCGATGCTGCCGCCGGGCCCGAACGGTCCGGTCGGGGTGATCTGGCTCGATCTGTCGAAGGAGCATTACGGCATTCACGGCACCCCGGAGCCGCAGACGATCGGCCGCACCGAGAGCCATGGCTGCATCCGGCTGACAAATTGGGATGCGGCGCGGCTGTCGCTGATGATAAAGCCGGGGACGCCGGCTATCTTCCAGGAGTAA